In the Desulfovibrio subterraneus genome, GTGAGTGCCTCGCGTATGACTATGGCGCAGAACCTGTCGCCCAGCGATTCGAAAAGCCCGTCGCCGGGTTCCGCAAGCAGTGCATGGCGCACCCAGCGCACCACGGATTCTTCCGTGTTCTCGTCCAGTCCGCCGGACGTTGAAACGGCACCGCCGAGCAGGGCGGCTATGTCTTCTGCATCTATGGCCAGGCCGCGGCTGAAGATAAGGGCCTTCTGCATCATGTTGCCAAGCTCGCGCACGTTGCCCGGCCAGGGAAAGTCCTGCAGGGCGGCCTTGGCCCGGTCCGTGAGCCCGGGGTTGGGCATGTTGAGTTCCTTGGCGAACTTTTCCAGAAAATGGGCGCCCAGCAGGGAAATGTCTTCACGCCGCTCCCGCAGGGGGGGCAGCGTGAGCGAAACCACGTTCAGCCGGTAGTAGAGGTCTTCGCGGAACTCGCCGGAAGCCACAGCCTTTTCAAGATCACGGTTGGTGGCGGCGATGATGCGCACGTCCACGGGAATGGGGAGCTTGCCCCCGAGGCGTTCTATCTGGCGTTCCTGCAGCAGGCGCAGAATCTTTGCCTGAATGGGGGGCGGCATGTCGCCTATTTCGTCGAGAAACACCGTGCCGCGGTTGGCCTGTTCAATCTTGCCTGCCTTGCGGTTGCTGGCTCCGGTGAAGGCGCCTTTTTCGTACCCGAAGAGTTCACTTTCCAGCAGGGTTTCGGGAATGGCAACGCAGTTGATGACACAGAAGGGGTGGTCAGACCGGTTGCTGTGCTTGTGTATGGCGTGGGCCACAAGTTCCTTGCCGGTGCCGGATTCCCCGCGGATAAGAACTGTGGCCTGCGTGGGAGCGGCGCGGCCTATCTGCTTGCAGACTTCCTGCATGGCCACGCTGCGCCCGAGCAGGGCGTCTGAGGTGGCGACCGAGTCGTTTGAAACCGGCCTCGGGGCGCGCACCTCAACGGCACGGCCGATAAGGGAAAGAACATTCGGAACGTTGAAGGGTTTCATGACATAATCGAAGGCCCCCATCTTGGTGGCTTCGATGGCTGTTTCGGTGGTGCCGTAAGCCGTCATGACGAGAACCGGCAGTGAGGGATACATACCCCGCAGCACCTTGAATGTTTCC is a window encoding:
- a CDS encoding sigma-54-dependent transcriptional regulator, which encodes MATILVVDDDPQLRQSFERLLKAEGHTVLTAPSGEKGVEIASESEPDMAVLDVRLPGMNGLETFKVLRGMYPSLPVLVMTAYGTTETAIEATKMGAFDYVMKPFNVPNVLSLIGRAVEVRAPRPVSNDSVATSDALLGRSVAMQEVCKQIGRAAPTQATVLIRGESGTGKELVAHAIHKHSNRSDHPFCVINCVAIPETLLESELFGYEKGAFTGASNRKAGKIEQANRGTVFLDEIGDMPPPIQAKILRLLQERQIERLGGKLPIPVDVRIIAATNRDLEKAVASGEFREDLYYRLNVVSLTLPPLRERREDISLLGAHFLEKFAKELNMPNPGLTDRAKAALQDFPWPGNVRELGNMMQKALIFSRGLAIDAEDIAALLGGAVSTSGGLDENTEESVVRWVRHALLAEPGDGLFESLGDRFCAIVIREALTLTGGNRTRASKLLGMSRPTLIARIEKYGLKVEASVS